TGGAAAAACCTTTGAAGAATGTGTCAAAAATATAAGTAGAATAGGACATGCAATGAAACCCGTTGATGATGAAATTATTAATATCCTCAAAAACAAAAAATAAAGTGGTAAAATGCTTGAACCCATAGCTTATGATATAGGAAGAGTTTGCAAAGATAAAAGTGGAGTATTAACTCCCAACCTAATAGATATTGAGATAAAAACACCAACAATAAAAATGCCGTTTGATACTCCAAAAGAGATTGTGGGGATTTTTGAATCATCATTTGTTGAAAAAACAACATACAAAGATGAGGAGATAACCTACCAAATTATAAATGTTGGGAAGCATGTTGATTTGTTAAAGATAGAGGACGTTGATTTGTATATAATAGCAGATAGCAGGAGGTTAATTGAAAGAAAAGAACTCTTAATCATTCCAAAAATAAGGGAAAAAATCTCTCCGAATTCAGGCATATATTTCCCATCTGCATTACCTTATGAAATACCACTTCTTGTTTATATGGGTGTTGATTATTTTGATGACATCTCTGCAAAATATTACGCATCCCTTGGCTATAAATTTACAAAAAATCGCCTAATTAAATCCAACGATGATTTTGAAACACTCTACGCACACAACAAAAAAATAATAGACGAGGTTTTGGAGGAAGTAAGATACTGTATAAAAGAAGGGTGTTTAAGGAATTTGGTAGAGGAAACAGTAATATCCCACCCACATTTAAGGGCAAATTACAGAAGATACAATCCAGATTTAAGGAACATCCCATTATCAAAAGGCAAAAAGATTATCGTTTGTATAGATGAAACAAGAATCCCAGAGGTTAAAAAATACATTGAAAGAGCTAAGAACTATGAGCCATTTACAAATGTCGTTGTTCTCCTTCCATGCTCATCAAAAAAGCCCTATTCTACATCCAAATCACACAAATTCTTTATAAATGCAATAAACTCATCTAAAATGGTTGTAGAGGAAGTTATATTAACATCTCCTTATGGTTTAGTGCCAAGGGCATTGGAGGGCGTTGTTAATTACGATATCCCAGTAACTGGGGAATGGAGTAATGAAGAAGTAGAGTTTATAAATGAATGTCTAAAAAACTACATAAAAAAGGTTAAAGAGAAATTTGGGGATGCTATAATTATCTCCCACTTACCAGAACATTATTTGGAGATTTTGGATTTAGATGATTACATAAATACTGCAGTTGATGGAAATCCACTCTCAGATGAATCCCTGAATAGCTTAAAAGAAACTCTCAAAAAAATAAAAGAGGAACATAATATAAACCTAAAAAAGAAAGAGCAAAAAATACACAACTACCAACAATTGGCAAAGTTCCAGTTTGGAGTCAATTTTATTCCAAACGATGTTGTTATAAAAGAAAGACCTAATAAAAGATTCCTCATAAACAAAGATGGAAAATTAGTTCAAATTTGCTCATTAAATGAAAATAATGGTCTATTTGTCTTAACTTTGCAAGGTGGAGAATTACTTTGGGAGTTGAGTAGAAAAGATTCTTTATATGTAGAAGTCAACTATGACATAAGAAAAGGAAGTTTATTTGCTCCAGGATTTAAGGACTGCAATGAGAATATATCTGTTAATGATGAGGTTATTTTAATAAAGGATGATGAAGTTGTTGGTGTTGGCAGAGCATTGATGAGCGGTTTGGAAATGAAAAAGGCTAAACATGGGGCCCTCGTTAATATAAGGCATGTTAAGCCCTGATTACGAGGGAAATCATGGAAGAGATGGACCTTAAAAAAATAGCAGAGCTAATTATACTAAAAGATAAGGATTTTGAAGAAAAGGACAAACTAAAAGAACTGCTTGTTAAATACGTAAAAATCCGTGATGAAATTGGAATACTCGAAAGTATCCTTGAAGATTTTGAAGAATTGGACATTAAACTTAAGAACTTAGCAAAAGACATTGAGATAACTGAAAAACTTTTAGATAAGTTGAATAAAAATATAAATATTTCAAATTATAATGAAATTAAAAAACTTTTTAAAAAATTTAAAAGTATTGAAATTAGTTTAGATGAATCTTCAAGATGGGATATATACCATAAAATTGAAACTTTAAAGAAAGACCTCGAAGATGTTGAAAGACAATTAGAATTTGCAATTCTAAACTATGCCATAGCAAAAACTGGTAATGATAATTATTTAGAGCTTATGAGGTATTTAGAAGAACGTTAAGGTCGATGGTGATTTTTATGGAGGATTTGTATTATAAAAGGATTGTTGCAATGGTTGATAAAGGACTCAACTTAGTGGAATTAGTTGAAGAACATCCCTGCCCAAATGGAGCAGAGTGGGTCGTCTATCAGTATCAAAGAACATCTCCCTTAATTGTCTCAGCATGGAGAGAGGGAAATAAGCACCATTTTGTCACAAAGATTGGAAAAGCAGAGTTAAATTTAATTCCCTCACTATCTGCCGCTGGTATTGAGGAAGTGTTTTTAAAGGGTGATAATGTCCACATAGTCCATGCTGGATTAGCTGGAGCTGGAGTAGGGGCGGAGATGAGAAAGAAGGCAGAGAACGTAGTTGATGTAATAATCCACCAAAAGGGTGGAGGTTCAAAATTAGGAAAAGCAGAAGTTATAACACCAAAAATG
The sequence above is a segment of the Methanotorris igneus Kol 5 genome. Coding sequences within it:
- the arcS gene encoding archaeosine synthase subunit alpha → MLEPIAYDIGRVCKDKSGVLTPNLIDIEIKTPTIKMPFDTPKEIVGIFESSFVEKTTYKDEEITYQIINVGKHVDLLKIEDVDLYIIADSRRLIERKELLIIPKIREKISPNSGIYFPSALPYEIPLLVYMGVDYFDDISAKYYASLGYKFTKNRLIKSNDDFETLYAHNKKIIDEVLEEVRYCIKEGCLRNLVEETVISHPHLRANYRRYNPDLRNIPLSKGKKIIVCIDETRIPEVKKYIERAKNYEPFTNVVVLLPCSSKKPYSTSKSHKFFINAINSSKMVVEEVILTSPYGLVPRALEGVVNYDIPVTGEWSNEEVEFINECLKNYIKKVKEKFGDAIIISHLPEHYLEILDLDDYINTAVDGNPLSDESLNSLKETLKKIKEEHNINLKKKEQKIHNYQQLAKFQFGVNFIPNDVVIKERPNKRFLINKDGKLVQICSLNENNGLFVLTLQGGELLWELSRKDSLYVEVNYDIRKGSLFAPGFKDCNENISVNDEVILIKDDEVVGVGRALMSGLEMKKAKHGALVNIRHVKP